A section of the Bradyrhizobium oligotrophicum S58 genome encodes:
- a CDS encoding FAD:protein FMN transferase, which translates to MPATSASIRRARALLGTFVEIDVTDAHGCDAEGAVEAAFSAVADVHRLMSFHDADSDVSRLNLEASGCAVKVHPWTFAVLKTALDMAHRSDGAFDIGVAGAPPQAGTSTLAAIELLADDHVRFGHPTVKIDLGGIAKGFAVDRALEALRMRGVRSAMVNAGGDLAAFGPDVRVVHIRDPQFPDRLLCQIEVSNEALASSARRFDPFRSADTTDTAVLEPATRRPAHGVYGATVRAPTCMVADALTKVVMIAGERAAAPLAHFKASAMLIATNGDIQTTSNWQGVLQHAA; encoded by the coding sequence ATGCCAGCCACTTCCGCTAGCATTCGGCGAGCGCGAGCCCTGCTGGGTACGTTCGTCGAGATCGACGTCACCGATGCGCACGGCTGCGATGCAGAGGGTGCCGTCGAGGCGGCGTTCTCGGCGGTCGCAGACGTGCATCGGCTGATGAGCTTTCACGATGCGGACAGCGACGTCTCGCGGCTGAATCTTGAAGCGTCGGGCTGCGCGGTCAAGGTACATCCCTGGACCTTCGCGGTGCTCAAGACGGCGCTGGACATGGCGCATCGATCGGACGGCGCCTTCGACATTGGCGTCGCCGGCGCGCCGCCGCAGGCCGGGACGTCGACCTTGGCTGCGATCGAGCTGCTTGCGGACGATCACGTCCGCTTCGGTCACCCCACCGTCAAGATCGACCTCGGCGGCATCGCCAAGGGGTTCGCGGTCGACCGCGCGCTCGAGGCCTTGCGGATGCGCGGCGTGCGCTCCGCGATGGTGAATGCAGGCGGCGATCTCGCCGCCTTCGGACCCGACGTGCGCGTCGTTCACATTCGAGATCCGCAATTTCCGGACAGGCTCCTCTGCCAGATCGAAGTGAGCAATGAAGCTTTGGCGTCGTCGGCCCGACGCTTCGACCCGTTCCGATCGGCGGATACGACGGATACGGCGGTCCTGGAGCCCGCCACCCGGCGGCCGGCCCACGGCGTCTACGGCGCAACGGTGCGCGCGCCGACGTGCATGGTCGCCGACGCGCTGACCAAGGTCGTCATGATCGCAGGCGAGCGGGCGGCAGCGCCACTGGCCCACTTCAAGGCAAGCGCAATGCTGATTGCGACCAACGGCGACATCCAGACGACATCGAACTGGCAGGGAGTTCTCCAACATGCGGCTTAA
- a CDS encoding FMN-binding protein — protein MSDWLKWTAPAAAVVSIASPAYAMQYMSVEEAQKAAFPGASFSEVQAGRVWKASSGGYIYYDHVVGKHLLIDYTVAIGADGRVRRVDILNYRESYGGEVHDASWLGQFVGKSSQNEVRINSDIRNISGATLSSTHLTEGVKKVLTYHASHFR, from the coding sequence ATGAGTGATTGGCTGAAATGGACGGCGCCCGCTGCGGCCGTCGTGTCGATCGCTTCGCCGGCCTACGCCATGCAGTATATGAGCGTCGAGGAAGCGCAGAAGGCCGCTTTCCCGGGAGCCAGCTTTTCCGAGGTTCAAGCCGGCCGGGTGTGGAAGGCGAGCAGCGGCGGTTACATCTATTACGACCACGTCGTCGGCAAGCACCTTCTGATCGACTATACGGTCGCCATCGGAGCCGACGGTCGCGTGCGCCGCGTGGATATTCTCAACTACCGTGAATCCTATGGCGGCGAGGTGCACGACGCCAGCTGGCTCGGCCAGTTCGTCGGCAAGAGCAGCCAGAACGAGGTTCGCATCAATTCCGACATTCGCAACATCTCGGGCGCGACCCTGTCGTCGACTCACTTGACCGAAGGCGTGAAGAAGGTGCTGACGTATCATGCCAGCCACTTCCGCTAG
- a CDS encoding multicopper oxidase domain-containing protein: protein MNPTGWVYEICPRPASDLKCPAGAAVSDYGGVRLALQKGDTLKIRLVNQLPQLDPAKVNHNTDPGQANLFRNPTNLHTHGLIVEPRAPTLSDQTFGDYVFVQIYNSANGMPVPQTTHQHGSNKMNYADYRIEIPRNHPSGQFWFHPHIHGLSLNQVSEGLAGIISVGEVSDYAHGDARDTPFPEASVRHLVLKDMQVAAGGTVQFDSGPAAVQPGEVINQQDPGFCAQFPADSSEVRQGSCPGVDNTADEGSNFSGGNWFFTVNGRTFPTIKMTDPDGEVWRLTNASGSLSYNLQLTDDEAQKPMVMQLISVDGVSVNLPQDTTMDTMVRLGGARFRVVPCPPLPSSRFHSKPVCVTQIVMMPSSRTEVFVTYRDPATGAIASPGRSASATFKMVGLTMGSGDQWPAVDLAKVNFHQHGWRNHISYGLDIRGDALSTMQPSGILDAKVPYASATPLRDGCRPLPAGHRRRIFFGLADLTDDGTFGLGYEEVDQNGNPVPGTQLPVSQFDPAQNIVCLPLAAGQRPVHETWELVQLSTENHNFHIHQTRFRTINSKAAENTPLSVSLNRSIGGGMLQDNVPLGVATPNVPEVMDAQSGVCSIEQWRNGQCTSKPVVLDIPFSQVGEFVYHCHILEHEDGGMMAKIKVVPSPYSGNPWEAMNQMPW, encoded by the coding sequence ATGAACCCGACCGGCTGGGTTTACGAGATCTGCCCGCGGCCGGCGTCAGACCTGAAATGCCCGGCCGGCGCTGCGGTGTCGGACTATGGCGGCGTGCGGCTGGCCCTGCAGAAGGGCGACACGCTGAAGATCAGGCTGGTGAACCAGCTGCCGCAACTCGATCCGGCGAAGGTAAATCACAATACCGATCCGGGTCAGGCCAACCTGTTTCGCAACCCAACCAACCTGCACACCCACGGACTGATCGTCGAGCCGCGCGCTCCGACGCTGAGCGACCAGACCTTCGGCGACTACGTGTTCGTGCAGATCTACAACTCGGCCAATGGCATGCCGGTGCCGCAGACGACCCATCAGCACGGTTCCAACAAGATGAACTATGCGGACTACCGGATCGAGATCCCCAGGAACCACCCATCCGGGCAATTCTGGTTTCACCCTCACATCCACGGACTTTCGCTCAACCAGGTCTCGGAAGGCCTGGCGGGCATCATCTCGGTCGGCGAGGTCTCGGACTACGCGCATGGCGACGCACGGGATACGCCGTTTCCCGAGGCCAGCGTCCGCCATCTGGTCCTGAAGGACATGCAGGTCGCAGCTGGAGGCACCGTGCAGTTCGACAGCGGCCCCGCGGCCGTGCAGCCGGGTGAAGTGATCAATCAGCAGGACCCGGGTTTTTGCGCGCAGTTTCCGGCTGATAGCTCCGAGGTGCGCCAGGGATCGTGCCCGGGCGTCGACAACACTGCCGACGAAGGCTCCAATTTTTCCGGCGGCAATTGGTTCTTCACCGTCAATGGCCGGACGTTTCCGACCATCAAGATGACCGATCCCGACGGTGAGGTCTGGCGGCTCACCAATGCGTCCGGCAGCCTGTCCTACAATCTCCAGCTGACCGACGATGAAGCGCAGAAGCCGATGGTCATGCAGCTCATCTCGGTCGACGGCGTCAGCGTGAACCTGCCGCAGGACACCACGATGGACACCATGGTGCGGCTCGGCGGCGCCCGCTTCCGCGTCGTGCCCTGCCCGCCGCTGCCGAGCTCGCGCTTCCACTCGAAGCCGGTTTGCGTCACCCAGATCGTCATGATGCCGAGCTCGCGCACCGAGGTCTTCGTCACCTATCGGGATCCGGCAACCGGCGCGATCGCCTCACCGGGGCGGTCGGCTTCCGCGACCTTCAAGATGGTTGGATTGACCATGGGCAGCGGCGATCAGTGGCCGGCGGTCGACCTCGCCAAGGTGAACTTCCACCAGCACGGCTGGCGCAACCACATCTCCTACGGCCTCGACATCAGGGGCGATGCATTGTCGACGATGCAGCCGTCGGGCATCCTCGACGCCAAGGTGCCGTATGCGAGCGCCACGCCGCTGCGTGACGGCTGCCGCCCGTTGCCGGCCGGACACCGCCGCCGCATCTTCTTCGGTCTCGCCGATCTGACCGACGACGGCACCTTCGGTCTCGGCTACGAGGAGGTCGATCAGAACGGCAACCCGGTGCCCGGCACCCAGCTCCCGGTCAGTCAGTTCGATCCGGCGCAGAACATCGTCTGCCTGCCGCTCGCGGCAGGTCAGCGTCCGGTCCACGAGACCTGGGAGCTGGTGCAGCTCTCGACGGAGAATCACAACTTCCATATCCACCAGACCCGCTTCAGGACCATCAACAGCAAGGCTGCAGAGAACACGCCGCTGTCGGTGTCGCTGAACAGGAGCATCGGGGGAGGCATGCTGCAGGACAACGTCCCGCTCGGCGTTGCGACCCCGAACGTGCCGGAAGTGATGGACGCTCAGAGCGGCGTCTGCAGCATCGAGCAGTGGCGCAACGGGCAATGCACGTCGAAGCCGGTGGTATTGGACATCCCGTTCTCGCAGGTCGGCGAGTTCGTCTATCACTGCCACATCCTCGAGCATGAGGACGGAGGCATGATGGCGAAGATCAAGGTGGTGCCGTCGCCCTATAGCGGCAATCCCTGGGAGGCCATGAACCAGATGCCGTGGTAG
- the gspM gene encoding type II secretion system protein GspM, with amino-acid sequence MTVKKLFAGRPASPPIAACVYAGLLLVLIAATALPVKGMLDQRAEVGSLAETLRLLDAHAMAAARRDGSADASMAGSAFLEGATVTVAGAALLQRVGSAVTDHGGSVSSSQLDLQGPRAKDGYINVIANFEVGQPDLQPILYDLEAGMPCLFVDELIVEASSPVATPGGKLRVLMTVSGQWQAPR; translated from the coding sequence ATGACCGTCAAGAAGCTCTTCGCGGGCCGTCCCGCGTCGCCCCCGATCGCCGCTTGTGTCTATGCTGGCCTGCTGCTGGTGCTGATCGCTGCGACCGCGCTGCCCGTCAAAGGCATGCTCGATCAACGCGCCGAGGTGGGCTCGCTCGCCGAGACACTCCGCCTGCTGGACGCCCACGCCATGGCGGCTGCGCGTCGGGACGGTAGCGCCGATGCCAGCATGGCGGGATCCGCGTTTCTCGAAGGGGCCACCGTCACGGTGGCCGGGGCGGCCCTGCTGCAGCGGGTCGGCAGCGCGGTGACCGATCACGGCGGCAGCGTCTCGTCGTCACAGCTCGATCTGCAGGGCCCTCGCGCCAAGGATGGTTATATCAACGTGATCGCAAATTTCGAGGTCGGTCAGCCCGACCTGCAGCCGATCCTTTATGACCTGGAGGCCGGAATGCCATGTCTGTTTGTCGACGAGTTGATCGTCGAGGCGAGCTCGCCGGTCGCGACACCCGGTGGGAAGCTACGCGTCCTGATGACGGTTTCCGGACAGTGGCAGGCCCCCCGATGA